From the Phyllobacterium sp. T1293 genome, the window TCGACAAGAAGAGCCGCGAACAGTTCGAGATGCGCACTCATAAGCGTCTTCTCGATATCGTAGACCCAACCCCGCAGACAGTAGACGCGCTGATGAAGCTCGATCTTTCCGCTGGTGTTGATGTCGAGATCAAGCTGTAAGGCTTGAGGACGGAAGGACGAACCGATGCGTTCAGGTGTAATTGCACAGAAACTGGGCATGACTCGCGTCTACAATGACGCAGGTGAGCATGTGCCGGTGACAGTACTCCGGATGGAGAATTGTCAGGTTGTGGCTCAGCGTACAGTCGAGAAGAATGGCTACACTGCCGTTCAGCTCGGTGTTGGCCTGGCCAAAGTAAAGAATACAACACAGGCACTGCGCGGTCATTTCGCGACGGCCTCGGTTGAGCCAAAGGCGAAAGTGGCTGAGTTCCGCGTTTCTGCTGACAACCTCTTGGATGTCGGTGTTGAGATCACGGCCGAGCATTACGTCGTTGGTCAGAAGGTTGATGTGACGGGTACATCGATCGGTAAAGGTTTTGCCGGTTCGATGAAGCGTCACAACTTCGGTGGTCACCGCGCCACACACGGTAACTCGGTAACTCACCGCGCTCACGGTTCGACCGGTCAGCGTCAGGACCCGGGTAAAGTGTTCAAGGGCAAGAAGATGGCCGGTCACATGGGTCAGACCCGCGTGACGACCCAGAACATCGAAGTTGTTTCGACTGATCTGGATCGTGGTCTTATTCTGGTTCGTGGTGCTGTTCCTGGTTCCAAGGGTGCATGGATTTTGGTTCGCGATGCCATGAAGGTAGCGCTGCCAGCTTCTGCTCCCAAGCCAGCTGGTGTTCGCCAGGCCGCAAACACCGCAGCAGCTGTGTCTGATGCAGAAGTAGCTCAGACAACCGAGGGAGCCGAATAATGGATCTCACAATTACAACACTTGAAGGCAAAGACGCCGGCAAGGTCAAACTCTCGGAAGAGATTTTCGGTCTTGAGCCACGCGACGATATCCTTCAGCGCATGGTCCGTTACCAGCTCGCCCGCAAGCAGCAGGGAACACATAAGGCAAAGGGTCGTTCGGAAATCGCACGCACCGGCGCCAAGATGTACAAGCAGAAGGGTACGGGCCGCGCCCGTCACCATTCGGCACGTGCTCCGCAGTTCCGCGGCGGTGGTAAGGCTCATGGTCCGGTTGTTCACAGCCATGATCATGACTTGCCGAAGAAGGTTCGCGCTCTTGCGCTCCGTCATGCCCTGTCTGCCAAGGTAAAGGCTTCAGAACTCATCATCATCGATGATCTGGCCTCTGCTGACGCAAAGACAAAGGTACTTGTTTCGCAGTTCGCCAAGCTGGGCTTCGAAAATGCGCTTCTCATCGGCGGTGCCGAGATTGATGCGAATTTCCGTCGTGCTGCTTCGAACATCCCGAACATCGATGTTCTGCCAATTCAGGGCATCAATGTTTACGACATCCTGCGTCGCGGCAAGCTCGTGCTTTCCAAGGCTGCAGTTGAAGCTCTCGAGGAGCGTTTCAAATGACCGATCTTCGCCACTACGACGTGATCGTCAGCCCGGTTATTACGGAAAAGTCGACCCTGGTTTCTGAACATAACCAGGTCGTCTTCAACGTAGCCCGCAAGGCAACGAAGCCGGAAATCAAGGCCGCAGTCGAAGCGCTGTTTCGCGTGAAGGTTACTGCAGTCAATACAGCTGTGCGCAAAGGCAAGGTGAAGCGGTTCCGCGGCATCGTCGGGCGCCAGAGTGATGTCAAGAAAGCAGTCGTGACGCTTGCCGAAGGGCAGTCGATCGATGTTTCGACTGGTCTCTGAGGGGCCGTGGAGTAAAGACAATGGCACTCAAACATTATAATCCAACCACACCAAGCCAGCGTCAGCTGGTGATTGTGGACCGTTCGGAGCTCTACAAGGGCAAGCCTGTCAAGGCTTTGACTGAAGGTCTTCATTCAAAGGGTGGTCGTAACAACTCCGGTCGCGTGACTGCACGCTATCAGGGTGGTGGTCACAAGCGCACATACCGCTTTGTAGATTTCAAGCGCCGCAAGCATGACGTGGCTGCCAAGGTTGAACGCCTTGAATACGATCCGAACCGGACCGCATTCATTGCTCTCATCCGCTACGAAGACGGTGAGTTGAGCTACATCTTGGCTCCGCAGCGTTTGGCTGTTGGCGACAGCGTTATTGCTGGCGCGCAGACAGACGTTAAGCCAGGCAATGCGATGCCATTGTCGTCGATCCCGGTCGGCACCATCATCCACAATGTGGAGATGAAGCCAGGCAAGGGCGGTCAGATTGCTCGCTCCGCCGGTACCTATGCGCAGCTCGTTGGCCGCGATCAGGGCATGGCAATCCTTCGCCTGAACTCAGGTGAACAGCGCCTCGTCCACGGTTCGTGCTTTGCCACGGTCGGTGCAGTATCCAATCCTGACCATGGCAATATCAGCCTTGGTAAGGCAGGCCGCAGCCGTTGGCTTGGCAAGCGCCCGCACGTTCGCGGTGTTGCCATGAACCCGGTTGATCACCCGCACGGTGGTGGTGAAGGTCGTACGTCCGGTGGTCGTCATCCAGTTTCTCCGTGGGGCAAGCCTACGAAGGGCAAGAAGACGCGCTCCAACAAGTCGACGGACAAGTTCATCGCTCGTTCGCGTCATCAGCGCAAGAAGTAAGAGAGGTAGTCTGAAATGGCTCGTTCAGTTTGGAAAGGCCCGTTCATCGATGGCTATCTTCTCAAGAAAGCTGAGAAGGTACGTGAGGGCGGTCGCAGTGAAGTTATCAAGATCTGGAGCCGTCGCTCCACGATCCTGCCACAGTTCGTCGGTCTGACCTTCGGTGTGTACAATGGTAACAAGCATGTGCCGGTCTCGGTCAACGAAGAGATGATCGGTCACAAGTTTGGTGAATTCGCTCCGACGCGTACCTATTACGGTCATGGCGCGGATAAGAAAGCGAAGAGGAAATAAAGATGGGCAAGGCTAAGGCTCCGCGCCAGCTTAAGGACAACGAGGCGAAAGCCGTTGCCCGTACGCTCCGTATCAGCCCTCAGAAGCTAAATCTGGTGGCGGCTATGATCCGTGGCAAGAAGGTTAACGCCGCTCTTGCCGATCTGGAATTTTCGCGCAAGCGGATTTCAGGAACGGTGAAAAAGACTCTCGAATCAGCTATTGCCAACGCAGAAAACAACCATGACCTGGATGTTGATGCTCTGGTTGTTGCTGAAGCCTATGTTGGCAAGTCAATCGTGATGAAGCGTTTCCACGTTCGTGGTCGCGGTCGTGCAAGCCGGATCGAGAAGCCATTCTCGCATCTGACGATCGTTGTCCGCGAAGTTGAGGAAAAAGGGGAGGCCGCATAATGGGCCAGAAGATTAATCCGGTTGGCTTCCGCCTTGGCATCAACCGGACCTGGGACTCGCGTTGGTACGCGAACACAGGTGAATACGGCAAGCTGCTGCATGAAGACCTGAAGATCCGCAAGTATCTGATGGACGAATTGAAGCAGGCTGCCATTTCCAAGGTGGTGATCGAGCGTCCGCACAAGAAGTGCCGCGTTACGATCCATGCTGCACGTCCAGGTCTGATCATCGGCAAGAAGGGCGCCGATATCGAGAAGCTGCGCCGCAAGCTGTCAGAAATGACAAACGCGGACACAACTCTCAATATCGTTGAAGTCCGCAAGCCGGAAACAGACGCAGTACTGGTTGCGCAGTCCATCGCTCAGCAGCTGGAACGCCGTGTTGCATTCCGCCGTGCCATGAAGCGTGCCGTTCAGTCGGCCATGCGTCTTGGTGCAGAAGGCATTCGTATCAATTGCTCGGGTCGTCTTGGCGGCGCGGAAATTGCGCGTATGGAATGGTACCGTGAAGGCCGTGTGCCTTTGCATACACTTCGTGCCGATATCGATTACGGAACTGCTGAAGCACACACCGCCTACGGCATCTGTGGCGTCAAGGTCTGGGTATTCAAGGGCGAGATCCTTGAGCATGACCCAATGGCCTCCGAACGTCGCGCTGTTGAAGGTGATGGTCATCAGGGTCAGAACCGTCGCCGCGAAAACGCTTAAAATAGCGTCTTTCCGGAAAGAGAATTTTGGAGTAGAGAACAATGCTGCAGCCTAAGCGCACAAAGTTCCGCAAGCAGTTCAAGGGCCGTATCCACGGCGCGTCGAAAGGCGGCACGGATCTTAATTTTGGTGCTTTCGGCCTGAAGGCCCTCGAGCCGAACCGCGTTACCGCGCGTGAGATCGAAGCCGCTCGCCGTGCAATTACCCGTCACATGAAGCGTGCGGGCCGTGTGTGGATCCGGATTTTTCCGGATGTGCCAGTAACATCGAAGCCTACCGAAGTCCGCATGGGTAAAGGTAAGGGTTCCGTGGACTACTGGGCTTCCCGTGTAGCACCAGGCCGCGTCATGTTTGAACTCGACGGCGTTCCGGAAGACGTGGCTCGTGAGGCTCTTCGCCTTGGTGCTGCCAAGCTTTCGGTCAAGACGCGCTTTATTCAGCGCATCGCAGAATAAGGGGTGGATGTTATGAAATCCGCAGAAGTCCGGGCCTTGAGCCTCGATCAGTTGAATGAAGAGTTGGCTGGCCTGAAGAAAGAGCAGTTTAATCTGCGCTTCCAGAAAGCAACCGGTCAGTTGGAAAAAACCGCTCGTGTCAGGCAGATCCGCCGTGATATAGCGCGCATCAAGACAGTCGCCCGCCAGAAAGCGGTCGAGAGCAAGGCTTAAGGAAGAAAACCATGCCTAAACGCATTCTGCAGGGCGTTGTCGTCAGCGACAAAAACGACAAGACCGTCGTGGTCAAGGTCGAGCGGCGCTATTCGCACCCGCTCCTCCAGAAGACTGTGCGCCAGTCCAAGAAGTACAAGGCGCACGACGAGAGCAACCAGTTCAAGGTCGGCGATGCCGTTTCCATTCAGGAATCGAAGCCGATTTCGAAAGACAAGCGTTGGGTTGTCGTAACAGACGCCCCGGCGAGTTAATTAACTATCTGTATGTAAGTACGCAACAATCGCGAGGGGCAAGGAAAGCCCAGTCCGGTTGAACAAGAAGAAGGCGGCTAGTCATGATTCAGATGCAAACAAACCTCGACGTCGCGGATAATTCCGGCGCCCGTCGTGTCATGTGCATCAAGGTGCTGGGCGGCTCGAAGCGGAAGTATGCTTCGGTCGGCGACATTATTGTCGTTTCGATCAAGGAAGCAATTCCGCGCGGCCGTGTTAAAAAGGGTGACGTGATGAAGGCTGTGGTTGTTCGC encodes:
- the rplC gene encoding 50S ribosomal protein L3 gives rise to the protein MRSGVIAQKLGMTRVYNDAGEHVPVTVLRMENCQVVAQRTVEKNGYTAVQLGVGLAKVKNTTQALRGHFATASVEPKAKVAEFRVSADNLLDVGVEITAEHYVVGQKVDVTGTSIGKGFAGSMKRHNFGGHRATHGNSVTHRAHGSTGQRQDPGKVFKGKKMAGHMGQTRVTTQNIEVVSTDLDRGLILVRGAVPGSKGAWILVRDAMKVALPASAPKPAGVRQAANTAAAVSDAEVAQTTEGAE
- the rplD gene encoding 50S ribosomal protein L4: MDLTITTLEGKDAGKVKLSEEIFGLEPRDDILQRMVRYQLARKQQGTHKAKGRSEIARTGAKMYKQKGTGRARHHSARAPQFRGGGKAHGPVVHSHDHDLPKKVRALALRHALSAKVKASELIIIDDLASADAKTKVLVSQFAKLGFENALLIGGAEIDANFRRAASNIPNIDVLPIQGINVYDILRRGKLVLSKAAVEALEERFK
- a CDS encoding 50S ribosomal protein L23 gives rise to the protein MTDLRHYDVIVSPVITEKSTLVSEHNQVVFNVARKATKPEIKAAVEALFRVKVTAVNTAVRKGKVKRFRGIVGRQSDVKKAVVTLAEGQSIDVSTGL
- the rplB gene encoding 50S ribosomal protein L2, with the translated sequence MALKHYNPTTPSQRQLVIVDRSELYKGKPVKALTEGLHSKGGRNNSGRVTARYQGGGHKRTYRFVDFKRRKHDVAAKVERLEYDPNRTAFIALIRYEDGELSYILAPQRLAVGDSVIAGAQTDVKPGNAMPLSSIPVGTIIHNVEMKPGKGGQIARSAGTYAQLVGRDQGMAILRLNSGEQRLVHGSCFATVGAVSNPDHGNISLGKAGRSRWLGKRPHVRGVAMNPVDHPHGGGEGRTSGGRHPVSPWGKPTKGKKTRSNKSTDKFIARSRHQRKK
- the rpsS gene encoding 30S ribosomal protein S19 — its product is MARSVWKGPFIDGYLLKKAEKVREGGRSEVIKIWSRRSTILPQFVGLTFGVYNGNKHVPVSVNEEMIGHKFGEFAPTRTYYGHGADKKAKRK
- the rplV gene encoding 50S ribosomal protein L22 — encoded protein: MGKAKAPRQLKDNEAKAVARTLRISPQKLNLVAAMIRGKKVNAALADLEFSRKRISGTVKKTLESAIANAENNHDLDVDALVVAEAYVGKSIVMKRFHVRGRGRASRIEKPFSHLTIVVREVEEKGEAA
- the rpsC gene encoding 30S ribosomal protein S3, coding for MGQKINPVGFRLGINRTWDSRWYANTGEYGKLLHEDLKIRKYLMDELKQAAISKVVIERPHKKCRVTIHAARPGLIIGKKGADIEKLRRKLSEMTNADTTLNIVEVRKPETDAVLVAQSIAQQLERRVAFRRAMKRAVQSAMRLGAEGIRINCSGRLGGAEIARMEWYREGRVPLHTLRADIDYGTAEAHTAYGICGVKVWVFKGEILEHDPMASERRAVEGDGHQGQNRRRENA
- the rplP gene encoding 50S ribosomal protein L16, which translates into the protein MLQPKRTKFRKQFKGRIHGASKGGTDLNFGAFGLKALEPNRVTAREIEAARRAITRHMKRAGRVWIRIFPDVPVTSKPTEVRMGKGKGSVDYWASRVAPGRVMFELDGVPEDVAREALRLGAAKLSVKTRFIQRIAE
- the rpmC gene encoding 50S ribosomal protein L29; this translates as MKSAEVRALSLDQLNEELAGLKKEQFNLRFQKATGQLEKTARVRQIRRDIARIKTVARQKAVESKA
- the rpsQ gene encoding 30S ribosomal protein S17; this translates as MPKRILQGVVVSDKNDKTVVVKVERRYSHPLLQKTVRQSKKYKAHDESNQFKVGDAVSIQESKPISKDKRWVVVTDAPAS
- the rplN gene encoding 50S ribosomal protein L14, which produces MIQMQTNLDVADNSGARRVMCIKVLGGSKRKYASVGDIIVVSIKEAIPRGRVKKGDVMKAVVVRTAKDIRRADGSVIRFDKNAAVLIDNKKEPIGTRIFGPVPRELRAKNHMKIISLAPEVL